The Streptomyces phaeolivaceus genome has a window encoding:
- a CDS encoding ZIP family metal transporter, translating into MAVFVALGAFLMTLLGGWTAQRVTDRRHLVLGLAGGLMLGVVGLDLLPEALEAAGDEVFGVPAALLLFVAGFLLAHMVERLLAARQAAHGAEEHNGRTPQVGLTAAAAMVGHSAMDGVAIGAAFQIGEGMGIAVALAVIAHDFADGFNTYTLTSLYGNARRRALAMLFADAAAPVVGAASTLLFTIPEGPLGCYLGFFGGALLYLAAAEILPEAHHEHPARSTLLCTIAGAAFIWLVVGVAE; encoded by the coding sequence ATGGCGGTCTTCGTGGCACTCGGCGCATTCCTGATGACCCTCCTCGGCGGCTGGACGGCCCAACGCGTCACGGACCGCCGCCACCTCGTCCTGGGCCTGGCCGGCGGCCTGATGCTCGGCGTCGTCGGCCTCGACCTGCTCCCCGAGGCCCTGGAGGCCGCGGGCGACGAGGTCTTCGGCGTCCCCGCCGCCCTGCTGCTGTTCGTCGCCGGCTTCCTGCTGGCGCACATGGTGGAACGCCTGCTCGCCGCACGGCAGGCCGCGCACGGCGCGGAGGAGCACAACGGCCGTACGCCCCAGGTGGGCCTGACGGCCGCCGCCGCGATGGTCGGACACAGCGCCATGGACGGCGTCGCCATCGGCGCGGCCTTCCAGATCGGCGAGGGCATGGGCATCGCCGTCGCGCTCGCGGTGATCGCCCATGACTTCGCGGACGGCTTCAACACGTACACCCTCACGAGCCTGTACGGCAACGCCCGCCGCCGCGCGCTCGCGATGCTGTTCGCGGACGCTGCGGCCCCGGTGGTGGGAGCCGCCTCCACCCTGCTGTTCACGATCCCGGAGGGCCCCCTCGGCTGCTACCTCGGCTTCTTCGGCGGCGCGCTGCTCTATCTCGCCGCCGCCGAGATCCTCCCCGAGGCCCACCACGAACACCCGGCCCGCTCCACCCTGCTGTGCACGATCGCCGGGGCGGCCTTCATCTGGCTGGTGGTGGGGGTGGCGGAATGA